The following coding sequences are from one Musa acuminata AAA Group cultivar baxijiao chromosome BXJ1-6, Cavendish_Baxijiao_AAA, whole genome shotgun sequence window:
- the LOC135676224 gene encoding probable serine/threonine-protein kinase At1g01540 — protein sequence MSDHELSARTNIFGLRLWVVISICAGTGFLVLFLLSLCLSLMRKNASSRRTTATIPVTSKEIQEVRVDPSQTSGVVTSPRSVKQKEDESPVVVQKARVASPERGKSEGGGSPLGNRPTDQAAAVPAEVSRLGWGLWFTLRELEVATDNFSDENVIGEGGYGTVYHGILEDGTQIAVKNLLNNKGQAEKEFKVEVEAIGRARHKNLVRLLGYCVEGAQRMLVYEYLDNGNLEQWLHGDVGPSSPLTWDIRMNIMLGTAKGLLYLHEGLEPKVVHRDIKSSNILLDKHWTPKLSDFGLAKLLGTGRNYVTTRVMGTFGYVAPEYASTGMLNETSDVYSFGILIMEIISGRRPVDYSRPPGEVNLIEWIKTMVSNRNTDEVVDPKMAEKPLSRTLKKTLLVALRCVDPDSQQRPKMGHVIHMLEVDDFPYQDEHRAGRIGQPYSNSPQYKVRLSARQVTEPGENSTKSEI from the exons ATGTCGGATCACGAGCTCTCGGCGCGCACAAACATCTTTGGGCTCCGCCTGTGGGTCGTAATCAGCATCTGCGCCGGTACGGggttcctcgtcctcttccttctctctctctgcctCAGCCTCATGCGCAAGAATGCCTCCTCCCGGCGGACCACCGCCACCATCCCCGTTACATCCAAAGAAATCCAAGAAGTTCGCGTCGATCCTTCTCAGACCTCCGGCGTTGTTACATCTCCTCGATCCGTCAAACAGAAGGAAGATGAGAGCCCAGTCGTTGTCCAGAAAGCTCGTGTCGCCTCCCCTGAGCGTGGCAAAAGTGAGGGAGGCGGCTCGCCGCTCGGTAACCGTCCCACGGACCAGGCTGCCGCCGTCCCGGCGGAGGTGTCCCGCCTGGGGTGGGGGCTGTGGTTCACTCTCAGGGAGCTTGAGGTGGCCACCGACAACTTTTCCGACGAGAATGTGATCGGAGAAGGCGGATACGGAACCGTCTACCACGGCATCTTGGAAGACGGCACTCAGATTGCAGTGAAGAACTTGCTGAACAACAA GGGGCAGGCAGAGAAGGAATTCAAGGTCGAAGTCGAAGCCATCGGCCGCGCCCGCCACAAGAATCTAGTGAGGTTACTGGGATACTGCGTGGAAGGTGCTCAAAG GATGCTTGTCTATGAATACCTGGACAACGGGAACCTCGAACAGTGGCTCCATGGAGATGTTGGACCAAGCAGCCCTCTTACCTGGGACATCCGGATGAACATCATGCTTGGAACAGCAAAAGG GCTACTGTACTTGCATGAAGGACTTGAACCCAAAGTAGTTCATCGCGACATTAAATCGAGCAACATCCTGCTCGACAAGCACTGGACTCCCAAGCTCTCTGATTTTGGCCTTGCGAAGCTGTTAGGCACAGGAAGAAACTATGTCACGACACGCGTGATGGGAACTTTTGG TTATGTGGCTCCTGAGTATGCCAGTACTGGTATGTTGAATGAGACGAGTGATGTTTATAGCTTTGGGATACTTATCATGGAGATCATATCTGGTCGTAGGCCAGTCGATTATAGCAGGCCTCCTGGCGAG GTTAATCTGATAGAGTGGATTAAGACCATGGTCAGTAATCGAAATACTGACGAAGTCGTGGATCCAAAGATGGCTGAGAAACCTTTGTCGAGGACATTAAAGAAGACACTTTTAGTCGCACTGCGATGTGTGGATCCTGATTCGCAACAAAGGCCAAAGATGGGGCATGTAATACACATGCTTGAAGTTGATGATTTCCCCTACCAAGAT GAGCATCGAGCAGGACGTATCGGGCAACCATATTCCAACAGTCCTCAGTATAAAGTAAGATTATCGGCAAGACAAGTCACTGAGCCTGGTGAAAACAGCACAAAATCTGAAATCTAG